GGCAGCTATGTGGAGGTGGTCGACGACTCACTCCACAGGGACTAGAGGTCAACTCCTAGGGACGGTAGCAGTTGGCAGATATCATCAAGTGTGGCAGCAGACCATTGATGAGCAATCGCAGTCAGCTTTTTTATTCTGACGATGCCAACGCCAGTCGTGGGTGCACTATATACGGTGCACCGCTGATAGTAACACCCGAAGACGTGCTTCTCTTTGATCTTTATCACACCACAAGGCGTTATACGCGAAACGCTTATACATATCGAGCATATTCCCACCTCATCCGTTAAACCTTGGGAATAATTCCCTTGAGACAGGAGTGAACAAGCATCCGCAGTCCTAGTAGAGCATGTAGGGCAGCACTGCGAAGAGGCGCTCCAATGTTACAGAATTGTGGAGACTCTAACAACCCAGATCTatggtacggagtactccgtgGCCTTTTGACCCTTTCTACTCTTAGTGGTCATGAGCGCTTGAGCAACGTTCCTTGCGCACAGCGCAGATATCATAAACACGCTGCAGGCACCAAGGCATCAAGGCATCAATTTCCACGCGGGACGAACCGAACCGATGACCAGATTGGGGGTTTACTATTGTTACATGGTCAGCCCTAACCTATCAATAGTGTAAATGACTCACCTTGGGTCAGATGGGGAACATGGATTAAGCGGATATCCATAAAGCAGACTAATCACTTTTATTAGTTGCTTATGGTGTCCTCAAGGTCAGGTGACTAGCTCAGGGAAAACTAACACTGAAAATTTCTCTCAACTTTTCATCACGAACTTAGACCAACATCATGGCTCATGGACTCTTCCAGCTCAGCAACGGCCTCTACACCGGGCTCGCTGTTATCCTGCTCCTCCCCTGGACGCTGACCGCACTCGGTTTCACAGCCCTCAACGTACTGAACAGTAAAAGTACCTACCTCGAAATCATTGCGTCGAGCAGTCTTCTGACTTTCCTCATCTGTCGTCTCCTTGTTGCCTCTGCTCCGTCAACTAGCCAAGATGATACTATTGCTCGGTTCATCGCATCCGCAGACTATGGATCGCGCCGCGGCGCAGTCATTCTCTTTGGCCTGTGCTGCACCTGGCTATACGAGTTGCTTAACCAGGCGGTGCTGCTGTTTTTCATGACCATCTTTGGAAGTGTCATGGCCACTGCTATATACAATGATGCATTCACGGACAACAATGTTGATCCCGATGAGAGTACAACGGCCGTGTCGGTTGAGGTGAAAAAGTTCGAGGACATGGCTGGGTTTGATCCGACGGCGGTGTTTAAATTAATTCCGCCGCGGTTGTTGGTTTATCTTGTCGGACTGGTATGGTTGAACTTTCTGAGCTTGGGCGCTTATGTGCTGTGTCATGCGGCggtttctttgaagaaggtTTTGAGTTCGTCTGTAGCGGTGGGAAGGAACGTTACAGCTGGTGAGAAGAAGCTGGTTGCTGAACAGTAGATGGTGTATGGCAATTATGCGGCGTTACTGTCGCCTACACGATGGACCTATAGAAAACGACTGTGCTGATACATAAATTGACTACTCGCCATTTGACCACATAATCTCGGTACTCATTACACCCTGCCGACCGTTTTACTGTCTTACTGTCTTGGCCATGTCATGTTCTTATAACCTATTCATAAATGTATATGAAAGCGGACACTCTGCTAAGCTAACCTAGCCTTATAATTGTGCTGATCATTGGGACGGGACTAAGCCTCGCCATGGTGTTGATCTATCAATAGGCCGGGCAGGGTAGACCAACTATTCCGATCTAGAGATAACTAACATAGCAATCAGTAGGTACAAGGGAGTTAACAGGGTCGTCGTAGTTATCCGGAGACTCTCGCTGTATTCCATCTTCCAGTGTGAGGAACGGAATATAGAATCTTCAAACTCACAAGATTTAGAATGAGTTGGACCTAGCCGGCTTCCCCGAAGTAATGCCCAGGTTACCAAAGTCTATTGATATTCGGGGAAGGTTTGCACTCTAATATTTCAGCCATGACATGCTTAATTACTTCCCGGTgcttgcttttcctttcatcctCTGGAGGACTTCATCCTCACTAACAGGGTTCCCAAGGATATTTTTTAGCGTACTGAGGAGTCCTCCCTCCGCCTGTTCAATCTCCTTATAGTTGCCTTCCCAGCTATAAATTAGATGGCCATTCCTCGTCGACTCGGCAAAAAGAAACGCCACACTCCTCGCTACAACCCCCGGATCTTGTGTAATCACACCCAACGACGCAAGGAAGTCAGCAGAAACAAGACCTGTCGTCGTCCACGACGGTGCAATACCGTTGACACGAACATTCCCGGGCAGTTGACCGACCAAGCTACGCATAAGCCCCAAGACACCATGCTTCGCCGTGGCATAATCAGGAGCGCCAAAGGTCTGGAACGACGACGCGGAAGCCGTGAAGACAACACTTCCGGTGGCAATCCCGTTGTGCTGTTCTGCGAACTTCCGGAAATGATGAACTGCCAGTCTGGTCGTGTATATCGCTCCAATCAGGTTAACTTTGAGCACCTTCAGGTCTGGGGGCGCGAGCTCTCCGTTTTCGTCGAGTGATTCATCCAGAAAGTTTGTTCTTGGGGCGATGCCGGCGTTTGCGAAGACGTGGTCTATTCGACCGAATGTCTTGACGGCTTCGTTGAACAGATTTCGTAGGCTGTCCCAGGAGCTGGTGTCTGCTTTTACGAACTTCAGATTCTCGGTGCTTGACAAGTCAGATGGAGGGGGGCTGAGGTCTCCGATGACGGCTTTTGCTCCTAGCTGGAGACATAACTCGACAGTTGCGCGGCCGATGCCCGAGGAACCGCCTATCTTAGGTTATGAGATTCTCTGTAGTATTCATGACATCGGGGTAAGCGAACCTGTAATCAGAATGATTTTGTCCTTGAGTTTTACTAGTGTTTCGTGTGGAATGTCTAGGCTGGCCATCGTGTTAAGCAATATTTGGCTCGAATAAATATGCTGAAAGTGATGGATATTCCAACAGCCAGACAAAATAGACTTctcttatatttttaatagacaCGTTTGTCTGTCTAACAGACAACCTTGTCAGTCCAGCCTTCTTAATTGAGCGTTGTCAGTTCGGCTGTGTCAGTTCGGCTTGGTCAGTTTCGATAGTTTTATCCAAGGATGGACTGCTTAGTAACTGCAGTAGAAAGTTGTTTTGTATTTCGCCTAGGTAAACAGGTCTATTACTCGAGTCGGAAGGAGTTGGCTTTGTAACCAGATGCTAACCAAGCAATAGATCCTACACTAACCCACTATACCAGTTACTGTCTTTTGATTGAGACAATCTCAACCTCCAATCCAGTAAACCatctaatatactatagGCTAGTTAATTTCacttttctattctcctATGTTTATCATAGTTAGACCTCCAACCTAGGTAGAATACTGCCCCATTAAAGCAATGTCCAGTCGTATTTGTACATAAATCAAGTGACAAGCTACATCTATATAATGAGATGTTCGCCAGTCTTGCCCTGTCCAACCACCACGTTACCCAAGAGCCACCATCTCACTTACCTAGGCATGTTTCCAGAGTATCAGACCCCTTCCTACTTTGCAACACCTCAATCGCATCTACATATGCCTGCCTCCAATGCTCTTCCAGTCTCGACGGATTCCAACCGAGCAACCTCCTCGCCACAGTACCCTTCATCTTCTTATGTCCAGCAACACCCCGCTCAGCCATGTCCAAAAGACCCCCCATAACCTCATCAGCGACCTCCTGAAGCCCCACTAACCGgatctccttttccttcggtGTATCTTCACGAGGCAGAACACCCGCCCCAAAAGCGGCATCCAGACCCTCCTCCATAATTTGGATCAGTGACACGCGGCCAACAGCAGGAAAGATAATCCCATTCTTGCCAGAGGGAATATATCCCACGCCCCGGTCCTCACGTTCCAAAATAGCACGGACAAGGAGTACAAACACGTCAGCTAGATCCTCGACATGCACCCAGTCGAAATTTGCCGTGTCGTTTAACTTATATCCGTATCCGTGCTTGAGGATATAGCTCATTGCGAGTAAGTGAACGAGACCCTGGGTGTTGAAAAGCCCGCGCCCAGTCCCGAAGATACCCGGCGCGTTTAGACTCACTGCCTGCACGCCTGTTTCTTCGGCGAGGGTGAGTACGCCCACTTCGGTTGTTCGTTGGGGGTAGGGATCGCGGGCGTCCTCGCTCTTGAGGAACTCGTAGACGGCGTTGCCGTTCGCGTCGTCCCATTCTCTGTCTGGGTAGGCGGTTGCCGTCAATGGACGGTCTGAGAGGTTCGTGCACCCCGAGATGTGTATAAACCAGGGTACCGGCGTGTCTGGTCCAATCCGCCGGGCGAGACCGTGGATGAAAGCTTTTGTGCCCTCTGGGAGAAAGCCAGTGCCGGCGTTGATAATGATGTCGTAGTTGGCGGCTGTGTCGGTGATGAATGCGAGATCTGTGAATCCAGCCCAGAGAATTGGCTTGACGCGATCTCCATACGTCTTGATGAGCTTCTCTGCGGCGTCATTGCTACGCACGAGGAGGTCGAAGGTTAAGTCTTTGACGCTTGTTGCTGAGCTCTTGATTAGGTGGTCCAGGACGGTGCCGCCTATGTAGCCGGTGGCCCCGGTGAGGAGGACTTTGGTCATAGTGTCTTTTGCCCTGTAATACCGATATGGTGATGAGGGTTAGAGAATCATGcgattttcttcatctcaggAGGGGTAAACATGTCCAAGGGGGCAGTGTTATGGACTATCTCTTTAGTATCGGTTAGAGCTCTTGGCTTTCTGTGTGCATATATGGTGCCGTCTTCCTCGGTTCCTTCGGCCATTGTCGATCCTCGGTGGTCAAGTATTGTGCTCATGTTATGTTAAAAGTCTATTATACTACATAGTGATCTGAGAGAAATTCTCCGCTCCTCGTGGTGAAGAGAACACTGGTCAAAAATGAAATCGAATATGTTGATTTCGGGTATCAATATAGGTCAGAGGCCGTGAGGTAAGCAGAGCGAGAGTATTTATTGTTATGTACAACAGAAACTGTAATCGAAAGTAAGTAGTTTTACTTCGCATAGTATCTATTTCTAAAGACGAAAATCGAATTCACCGCGCGATAAGGAATTAGACCCGGATTTATatctccatctccacggTACATATCATATCGGCAAGGTATCCGACGGTCAACTTCATACAGGTTCTAATGCATACCCCTTCTCCAACAAATTAACCTTATTCAAAATAAGGAAAACAGAAGGCAGGTATGTACGTAATGTGTCTATTCTATCTAATCATTCAATCGACTGATTATCTTATCGCCCCCCACGACATATAAACATACATAGCTGAAGATCCGTCGGGGTAAAGATAACGGACAACCTCCGATATCTCATCTGCGGGGACGAACTGATTCCCCTCAGACTTACCACGATAGACTATAGTCCAGCTGCAAGATAGCCATGATTAGAGAGTAACCTGACAAGTACTCCaaattggagaaggaggggtACGTATacattttctattataaCCTCCCTATACTCACTATATATAGCCGATACATATAGTATATTTCTCTACACCTACTGACAtctacatatatacattgCACTACACAActcaccaccacccacaccccaaccaaccaaagataatagaaaaagacaaaatgcCCGACACCATCCCCCTCCCACCCCCCTTCTCCACCATCCCCCGAACCCCCCTAACCCTGGGCCCCTCGCCCATCCACCCCCTCCCCCGAATAACCGCCGACCTGAACCAAACCGCCACCATCTACGCCAAACGCGACGACCTCAACTCCGGCCTCGCCTACGGGGGCAACAAGACCCGGAAACTCGAGTACCTGGCCGCCGACGCCTTAGCCCAGAACGCCACGACGCTGGTTTCCATCGGCGGCGTGCAAAGCAACCACACACGGCAggtggcggcggtggcggcgCGATTGGGGCTCAAGGCGCGGCTGGTGCAGGAGCATTGGGTGGACTGGGAGGATCCGGGGTATGATGTTGTGGGGAATATTCAGTTGAGTCGGCTGATGGGGGCGGATGTAAGGATGGAGGATGCCGGGTTTGGGATTGAGCATAAGGAGACactgaagaagttgaggGAGGAGTGTGAGGGGAATGGGGAGCGGCCGTATTATATTCCTGCGGGGGCGTCGGATCATCCGTTGGGTGGATTGGGGTTTGCGAGGTGGGCGTTTGAGGTCAGGGAGCAGGAGCGGGAGATGGGGGTGGTGTTTGATGATGTGGTGGTTTGTGCGGTTACGGGGTCCACGATGGCGGGCATGGTCGCTGGCTTTAAGTTGATTGAGAAGTTGTATCccggggaaaagaagaagagggtcATTGGCATTGATGGGTCGGCGAAGCCCGTGGAGACGAAGGCGCAGGTGTTGCGGATTGCCAGGAACACGGCTGTGCAGATTGGattgaaggaagaggatattACCGAGGAGGATGTGATTCTCAATGAGGACTATCATGCCGGCACTTATGGCATTCCCGATAAGGCGACGTGGGAGGCCATTGAGTATGCCGCGCGGATGGAGGCGTTTATTACGGATCCAGTATACGAGGGAAAGAGTTTTGCGGGAATGGTGGACTTGATTAAGAAAGGGGAGATTACGGGCAATGTGCTGTATGCGCATCTGGGTGGGCAGTTGGCCCTCAACGCTTACTCGCGCCTTGGGGAGACGAAATAGGGAGTTACTATTCTAGGGTATGATGAACCACTACAGGATTGACTACGGTTGAAAAAACATGTACGAAGGCGTAATCAGTATTCATTCAAGGAGAGACTATAGTTGGAGAATGTGTGGCGGTAAGGCGCATCAGATACCTAGAACAGCTTGTGCTCCAAAGTCATATCCGATTCCGGCTGGAGGCCAACGCAAGCACGGAAGATGTTGGTCAACGCATTGCGCTGCTTGTTGAGCGCGTTGACAACCGGGGTGCCCGGGGGAGTCAGAGGAGCCTTGAGCATGTAGCTCAGGACGCTGAGCACACTGTGGAAGCCCTTGTAGTCGGCAgcctcctccgccttccAGCTGACGCGGGTCATCATCTCGGCAAGCACAACCAAGTCGATGATCAGAGGGGAAGCCAGCAAGGAGTCCTCGCAGATGTTGAACAAGCTGATGGTCTGGTGACCGCCCATGAAGATCTCGGCGTAGTACTCATCCAGAGCACGCTTGTTGTCACCCACGGCCGGCATGTACTTGATCACCACGGTGTGGTCCGGATGCTCATCCTTCTCGTACAGGATGTGGTTGGCCGCAACCATGTCATCCACCACGTTGGACTTGGAGATCTCCTTGGAGCGGAATTGCTTCTGGGAGCTCAGGTTCTTGCCGTCGTTGTTGCCCAGGTGGTTGTAGCTGGCGATGGAAGTAAGCTTGATACCAGCATTGATGAGGAAGTCCACGAGAGCCGACTTCATCTTGGTCTGGCCCGACTTGAAGTCGTCTCCGCCGATGAAGGCCTTGTGCTTCTCGGCCAGCTCAAGGGCGCCGGGGACGAAGGTGTTCTGGGGCGAACCGTTGATGAAAGGAGTGTTCTCCAAGATACAGGCGACGGCAAAGACAGTGGACGGGGCAACTTCCTCATGGCCAGTCTTGATCGAgttgaggaggttgtcggCGGTATCATTGACACCGGGGACGATGTCGGCGTACCGCTCGGTGTTGGCAGTCCACATGACAATCACCTTGTCCAGACCGTGCTGGGCCTTGAAGTCCCTGTTGCCGTTAGCGAAGTGCAAGTTAACAAATACTATTGGAACTTACCGGATGTCCTGCTGGATCTTCTCCACGTGAGCCCAGCAAGCCTTGGTTCCCTCGAGGACGTTGTCGGCACGGTCCTCCTGGTTGGCAGCAATAAAGTCGGGATAGTAGATGCTAGGCAGTGGCTTCATCTCGGCCATTTCCTTGCGGACCAACTGCTTGAGAGAAGGCTCGAGGACCTGAGCCCGGTCCATGGCATCGGCGATGTTCATGCTGCTGATGTCCCATCCACCAATGGCGAGATCATTGGGGTGGACCATCGGCAGCATGTCCTGGAAGGGAATGTTGATCTCCTCACCGGTCTTGGGGTCAGTTCCTAGCTTGACAGTCGAGCTCATGACGACAGAGCCGTAGTAGTTGGCAGCACGCATGCCCTCACGAGTCTCCCACTGGAGGCCACGGCGATTGGCAATAATACCGGCCGTCACAGTGGACCCGTTGTTACCACCCCAGCCGACCATCATCATACCAACCTTGCCCACTTTGCGGTCAACCTTAAAGTGGTAGGTAGTCGCCTTGGGAGTGGCGACCAGCTTGTTGTCGGCGGTACGAGTGATGTCGGTAGTGTGGTAGGCATACTTGCTCTTGATCTCATTGTCGGTGTACTCGACATTGGGGGAATTGACAGTAAACAGAGAGGATTGAGCCGACCCGTTCACGGCGCCATTGGCAGCAACATCCGAATTAGCGTGGGGAGCCATTGCGTTCACAGAGCAGACAATTGACTCGGATGGCGAAAGTGGGATGTTTGGTGAATGATTTAATGGGTGTGTAATTCGTAGGCCGATGTCCCTCCACGAGAGGATGAGCGCCGGCCGTTGAACGGGTGGTGACGCCTGTCATCATTGTTAGTCCGAGCATATATGAAATGGGAGGagaatatttctttgttgttCTTTACCAACAAGCATCCATTCGTAAGGAAAGCATGATTGCGGGGGAGACTCACGAGTTAAGAAGTGTGCCGAAAATTTTGGCGGTTTTTGGCGAGCACGCCTTGTAGACAGTGATTCCCAAGAATTGAGAAAGTGAGCTTGAAGCGAAACGAAGAGAGTTACGAAGTCAAcgggggaagagagagaagtaGAGGAAAAGCGAGCGGGGAGTATTTAAGGGAGAGAGAGTGTGGTTGAATCCGGAGTCACGGGCGTCCCTCCTCCGCAACCCGCACCCGGCAATTTCCCTCCCCAACGTCCAAGAAGGATTAGCTCTACTTAGTCCAATGTTATTAACTTTCTAAGCgaccaaaaagaacaagcGGTCAAGAACGCACAAGTGGACGAGTTGAATGAATTGTCTGCCCCTCCACCCCTCCCAGGTCATTGATCCCAGTCGTTGATTTGTCTCTACCCTACGAACTCAAAACAAGAGGATCATGTTGTTGGGGAACATACGGGTTTGGCATGTTATGCATAACACTGAATAGTTCTAGTGCATCGAGATGTCACGTTGTGGTGGTGCTGTCGTCCACAATTCGGTGTCCACATTTCATTCATGATTCCTCTCCACTCGGAATGGTTGCCTAACGTTTTTCGCACTCGGCTAATTGCTTCATGACGCAGGTCCGAAGTGGTTACTCCACAGATCCTTGTCAACGCGAGAGCTAGAATATGGCCAACGCGCACCGTTGGAAAAGAACAGTCTCAATGGGTTGGTGTATAGGGGACACTGGTGAAAGAGACAAcgccctttttctttgatgcTTCCTGCTACTCCATGACATGTGATTTTCCTCCGGCGGAGAGACTCAGGGCACCGAATGGTCTGCGCGTTTTCTATTGTGGGTCGGGCATTCCGCAGGGACCGCTACGGGCGGCCTCGCTAAAAAAAGTGACCGGGCAAGTCACTTGGTTCAGGACAATTCATCACCAGAGAAATGGGAAGAATATGCGAGTTGCCCGGAATCACGAAAAGCTCGACTCCTGGGATCCATGGAGTGCGCCCGTCGTTGCATTTTAGGACAACT
This DNA window, taken from Aspergillus flavus chromosome 5, complete sequence, encodes the following:
- a CDS encoding putative short-chain dehydrogenase; amino-acid sequence: MASLDIPHETLVKLKDKIILITGGSSGIGRATVELCLQLGAKAVIGDLSPPPSDLSSTENLKFVKADTSSWDSLRNLFNEAVKTFGRIDHVFANAGIAPRTNFLDESLDENGELAPPDLKVLKVNLIGAIYTTRLAVHHFRKFAEQHNGIATGSVVFTASASSFQTFGAPDYATAKHGVLGLMRSLVGQLPGNVRVNGIAPSWTTTGLVSADFLASLGVITQDPGVVARSVAFLFAESTRNGHLIYSWEGNYKEIEQAEGGLLSTLKNILGNPVSEDEVLQRMKGKASTGK
- a CDS encoding putative 1-aminocyclopropane-1-carboxylate deaminase (unnamed protein product) — protein: MPDTIPLPPPFSTIPRTPLTLGPSPIHPLPRITADLNQTATIYAKRDDLNSGLAYGGNKTRKLEYLAADALAQNATTLVSIGGVQSNHTRQVAAVAARLGLKARLVQEHWVDWEDPGYDVVGNIQLSRLMGADVRMEDAGFGIEHKETLKKLREECEGNGERPYYIPAGASDHPLGGLGFARWAFEVREQEREMGVVFDDVVVCAVTGSTMAGMVAGFKLIEKLYPGEKKKRVIGIDGSAKPVETKAQVLRIARNTAVQIGLKEEDITEEDVILNEDYHAGTYGIPDKATWEAIEYAARMEAFITDPVYEGKSFAGMVDLIKKGEITGNVLYAHLGGQLALNAYSRLGETK
- a CDS encoding myo-inositol-1-phosphate synthase (inositol-3-phosphate synthase), with translation MAPHANSDVAANGAVNGSAQSSLFTVNSPNVEYTDNEIKSKYAYHTTDITRTADNKLVATPKATTYHFKVDRKVGKVGMMMVGWGGNNGSTVTAGIIANRRGLQWETREGMRAANYYGSVVMSSTVKLGTDPKTGEEINIPFQDMLPMVHPNDLAIGGWDISSMNIADAMDRAQVLEPSLKQLVRKEMAEMKPLPSIYYPDFIAANQEDRADNVLEGTKACWAHVEKIQQDIRDFKAQHGLDKVIVMWTANTERYADIVPGVNDTADNLLNSIKTGHEEVAPSTVFAVACILENTPFINGSPQNTFVPGALELAEKHKAFIGGDDFKSGQTKMKSALVDFLINAGIKLTSIASYNHLGNNDGKNLSSQKQFRSKEISKSNVVDDMVAANHILYEKDEHPDHTVVIKYMPAVGDNKRALDEYYAEIFMGGHQTISLFNICEDSLLASPLIIDLVVLAEMMTRVSWKAEEAADYKGFHSVLSVLSYMLKAPLTPPGTPVVNALNKQRNALTNIFRACVGLQPESDMTLEHKLF